In the genome of Oryzias melastigma strain HK-1 unplaced genomic scaffold, ASM292280v2 sc01857, whole genome shotgun sequence, the window GGAGACTGAGACGCATTAGCAGGCTTTTTTAAAGGCAGCATGAACACAAACTGTGCTGCAGAACATGAAAACACTACCAAAAACATACTGAACATCAGCCAGATTCACTGAGATCTGGAAATCATGTGTGCTtagtttgacctttttaaaatgactaaactctatattcaagtttaaaaaataaaaacacgtcATGTGAACAAGCTGAGCACTTCAGGAATCTTTCCTGGGTCTATGGGTCTAACAAAAGGTTCAATTTTACAATTTGACAGACGTCTGTGTATTGCAGGAAATTTGTTATCAAGTCATATTCAAAATCATAACACAAAAGCTAAGAGAAAACGAAATAAATTCTCTTCAGCCCAGATAAAGTTTAATTGACTAATGTATTGTGTGCATATTGACCTAAAACCTAGAAAATACTACATGTGTGTTTGtagtatatactgtatattagccagatacattttttatataaattaaaaaggacctcaagaaaatgtgtttagtttCTTCACTATTATGTAAATCAAGTTACAGGTTTTTGAGAGGTTAAGAGTTTTGGAACAATTGTACACAGACTGTAAAACCAGAGATTTAAAcattgatgagaaaaaaacagaggtaAAGAGATTTCTTGTACACGTGGATAAAACCTGAAGAGCTGCAGTCATGTACTTTTTCATAAACTGCTAAATCTACAGAGTAAAACGTTTCAATTCAcgctaaaaaagcaaaacaaacaaagagcagttaaatattaaataatttatgtaTAACATAACTTGGATTTAACAAATCAGTCGTGTTTGTACCGCCAATCATACATTAGAGTAAGAATAGTTACAgcaggtgttaaaaaaaaagtctgacgtGAACACGCACGCAGCGCTGCAGTTTCCGACCACAAACCACTTCTTCTCCGTTTTTAATCGACGCACTTTTGATTCGGTCTCAGACTacaatattttggaaaaaccaACGCGATCATAATAGTCAACTACAGCCTGTCGGAGTGAGATGATGCTCCCCGTTTGTGTCAATTTAAATCCGCGGTACAACTGCGTGTCAAGGGTAGTGTTAGCAGAGCGGCTAACAGAGTTAGCATTACACAGCCACAACTCCACACTTcgattaaaacatcaaaaacaacttttagaatTTTGCGTAAGAGACGCACAGCAAAAGAAACGGCGATGCAGCACTTTTATTCAAACTCAAACTCATATTTGGACATCCCACGCAAAAAGAAGTCGCGCGACAGTTAGCCTCGAGGCTGGTTAGCACAAATAACTCCtctagctaacattagcttcgTGCTAATCTGCTCAACATTACGATCGTTTAAACAGACTAGGGCCATTACAAAGTTACAACAAATTTACCTTAATGTCCTCCTCTTTATACAAGCGGTGTTTAGCGCGCGTTTTGTTAAAGGCCTCCGTCAGAATACGCAGAAAATTAGTTGATATAAATCGTCTCTTTTGTGCTCCTTCTTAAATCAACACGGTCACCCTCTTCTTCGTCTCCTCGTGCTTGATGGCTCACTGCCGTTTATCAAATGTTTCTCAGGGACGACACTACCCCCTACGGTATGGCGTTGGTATTACAACATGCTATCAAATTAGCttaatgaaagcaaaaaatatctCGATTTTCTATTGTTACTCAGCACTTTTAACCTCCGTCATCCTCTCAACTTTTCTCACTATTCAGCAACCAGAACATTCAGCTCCTTCAGGAGATTTCTATAAGAAGTTTTGTCTCAGGTTTTTGAAACTTTAGACTTTGTTAGAGGCATGATTAAATTGAAGAGAAGcgtaaaaaaataggttttaagAGTAAATAATATTTGCACACAATTAGTCAAatcatgttttatatatatatatatatatatatatatatatatgcacacacacacacacacaatgccCTGTAGCTTGAGCttgcaacacattttttataggTTTAAAATTCAATATTCTGCTTGAAAATtggatctttaattttttaatggtcTGACTAGTCCTGATGGAAACACTTGATTCACTGTGATATAAATCTTAATGTTGGTTCctctgttttgacaaaaatatttcttttattggTCACTTTTATCCTCGAAAACAAAAATTGTCATGTTTGTCAgacctaaatatatatttatacatacatatgcctgtgttcaactttttttctagttaatctaGCATTTAAAAAGTTACCTAAGAGTTAAATTGGTTGTAATTGTGTAACCAAATTGATAAATAGAATGAACACTAAAgccaaaatgtgcttttaataaTTACATATGTAGAttataaaccaaaacaaaagcttttctgTACAAATAATAATGCATAACTCTAGGGAAAAAAgggtatttgttttatttgactttagAATTTTCCATCAGTTTCCTGTAACTTacatttggttaatttgttccctaaaataaaatagtttgtagAAATAAATATAGCCTGCATTTCCTTATTAAAACCACCAATACAGAGATGAACTTGGATTttaaaaggttgaaaaaaatggataaagtTTCACACCAAACTGGACACAGATGAGCTTATTCTTTGATTGCAGATTTAATCTTATTCAAGTTGACAATTTTAGGAATGCAAGAGACGAATACAATCattaatgtattaattaaaGCTGAGAGCAAAGTTTTAGAATAGTTTCATTGGTTTATAAAGTGGGAAAATCTTGCAGTGGGTCAGCTTTGGTGTTACGCTGATTTGCTTCCCCTCTCTGTCTGCTAATATCAAAGGTAAATCAGTGGGATAAGAAAGAACAAAATTCATCTTAACCATTGCTTTaactctaacaagcaaacaacAAGGTGCTCTGACAAAACACTATAACACTTCCCATttgcttttcagaataaaatgaacGTAAACAACATTTGTGCTCTTGATCTAATGCAGGTAAAGGCTGAAGCATTTACTTTTACAGACAGTTCCTTTAGGCTCACACCCTCAAGCTGCTGGTGAACACAAGCTGAAGGCCTCTGTCAGTTAGCGGTAAATATGTAACAAACTGGTTTATCAGGTAATAAATAACAGCATGGAGTGAATGATGGAGTGTGGTTCCTGCTTTAATGAAACCCTGCGGTCGGCTTACGGGTGTCTGCGGTGACGAGGAGATTGGAGCGGTTCTGTGAGCGTTAAGGTCCTCAAGCCGGTTCTCTGGAACGCTGTCGCCTCCAGAAAGGGCTGAGCAGGACGGGTTTAAAGTGCAGCGAAGGCCAAAAAGTCTCCTCTtttgaaatgaaagttttttttaaatgttcaagttAGCCTCAGTAGTGGTTGACACGCTGCTATGAAAGTAATAAAACCATggggatgtttttttctgactttgagGATAACGACCTGAAGATTTTCAGAAATTAATGTCTTTTCTCAGCATCAGGAAAAGGTGCTCTGTGGACCGTCTTGCAGCGTGGTCGTTTTGTGATGGGTGATTGTGGCTTTCTCCTGCTCAAAGACCTCTCTGATTCGGGACACGCAGATGTCGGCAGCAAACTGCGTCTCTTTGCAGATGTGAGAGAGGCTGAGGAAGCCGTGGGGAAGGTCCTCCACCACCGTCAGGCTCACCGGCTGGCCCAGCCCTCGAAGCTTCTTGGCGAACGTCACAGAGTCGTCCAGCAGAGCGTCCAGAGCTGAGGCCTGCGAGCACACAGACAGAATTGGAAGCTGCTCTCAGAGCAGATGAATGCAACAGGAATGTAAACTCACCACAATGTGGATGGGGGGCAGGCCTTTTAGAAGGCTGGGCGGGGCCAGCAGTGGCGACACAAACGGATTCCTGAAGATGGGGGACAACGTCGGGGGGATGAAAGCCAAGTTCTGCGAGCGCAGGGGCTCAAAGCCCTCTGGGTAGCTGACGTGGTGTTCGTGGTCTGGCAGAGGGGTGTGAGTGGGCGTCCAGCGGGTCTCGGACCTCATCTGTGGGGTGGACTGGGAACGCTTGACCCCCGAGCTGCGGTTGGGGTCCAGGAAGGACTGGATCCACTTGGAGGCGCCCTGGGTGAGGTCAGAGAGTAGCAGGGCCGTGTCTCTGCCCAGAGCGCTCAGGCTGCCCCTCCTCTCTGAGGGCTGCACCGTCTGAAAGTTGGTAC includes:
- the LOC112141096 gene encoding hormone-sensitive lipase; protein product: MRSETRWTPTHTPLPDHEHHVSYPEGFEPLRSQNLAFIPPTLSPIFRNPFVSPLLAPPSLLKGLPPIHIVASALDALLDDSVTFAKKLRGLGQPVSLTVVEDLPHGFLSLSHICKETQFAADICVSRIREVFEQEKATITHHKTTTLQDGPQSTFS